The Streptomyces sp. NBC_00670 genome window below encodes:
- a CDS encoding chaplin produces MSRIAKGLALTTVAAAAVAGTAGIAAADADAGAVAAHSPGVVSGNAIQVPIHVPVNVCGNTINVIGLLNPAFGNTCVND; encoded by the coding sequence ATGTCGCGTATCGCGAAGGGCCTGGCCCTCACCACCGTTGCCGCCGCGGCCGTGGCGGGCACCGCCGGCATCGCCGCTGCCGACGCCGACGCCGGGGCCGTCGCCGCCCACTCGCCGGGTGTCGTGTCGGGCAACGCCATTCAGGTTCCGATCCACGTTCCGGTCAACGTCTGCGGCAACACCATCAACGTCATCGGTCTGCTGAACCCGGCGTTCGGCAACACCTGCGTCAACGACTGA
- a CDS encoding DUF3344 domain-containing protein: MRFSSGHPLGRAIACVCALTALWAPAATAAPGPPPAPVASAASAASATSSISSASTVPVPAPAPERQRVPFAERYRALGHGGLVRAAGTAVTCRPGSARTPGGDRACRAARAGGAGTNGDFDMGYVDVDDDPNTYNSSRAELRLPPGAYVTYARLYWGGNLRVGEQKPPADNGRVLVAEPGGSYKALLADTVVGHRVAHGADAYQASADVTGLVRSSGSGAYTVAQINVAKGRSAAGSWGGWTLVVAYEKASEPLRHLVLWDGFEALAPGARTLVRMRRLSFPPGAHGVVGLVAYNGDRGRTGDSLSASARRGARTVLSDSANPRTDVLNSTIADPDGLTEKMTGSPGLVGPHRPAGAPRRPDQRRSGPVNTLGYDSDVLDLGGTTRNGGDRLDFLIVSQRDAAWTGALFVAVDAQQ, from the coding sequence ATGCGTTTTTCCTCCGGTCATCCCCTGGGCCGCGCGATCGCGTGTGTCTGCGCCCTCACCGCCCTCTGGGCCCCCGCAGCCACCGCGGCCCCCGGCCCGCCCCCTGCCCCGGTAGCCTCGGCCGCTTCGGCCGCTTCGGCTACTTCGTCCATTTCGTCCGCCTCCACCGTTCCGGTTCCGGCCCCCGCGCCGGAACGGCAGCGCGTGCCGTTCGCCGAGCGCTACCGCGCCCTGGGCCACGGCGGCCTCGTCCGGGCGGCCGGCACCGCCGTGACCTGCCGCCCCGGGTCCGCCCGCACCCCGGGCGGCGACCGCGCCTGCCGCGCCGCGCGCGCGGGCGGCGCGGGCACCAACGGCGACTTCGACATGGGTTACGTCGATGTCGACGACGACCCGAACACCTACAACTCCAGCCGCGCCGAACTCCGTCTGCCGCCGGGGGCATACGTCACGTATGCGCGCCTGTACTGGGGCGGCAACCTCCGTGTCGGCGAGCAGAAGCCGCCCGCGGACAACGGGCGGGTGCTGGTCGCCGAGCCGGGCGGCAGCTACAAGGCGCTGCTCGCGGACACCGTCGTCGGCCACCGGGTGGCGCACGGCGCGGACGCCTACCAGGCCTCGGCGGACGTCACCGGGCTGGTCCGGTCGAGCGGCTCGGGCGCGTACACGGTGGCGCAGATCAATGTGGCCAAGGGCCGTTCGGCGGCCGGTTCCTGGGGCGGCTGGACGCTGGTGGTGGCGTACGAGAAGGCGTCGGAGCCGTTGCGGCACCTGGTGCTGTGGGACGGCTTCGAGGCGCTCGCACCCGGCGCGCGGACCCTGGTGCGAATGCGCCGGCTGTCCTTCCCACCGGGGGCGCACGGCGTCGTGGGGCTGGTCGCCTACAACGGCGACCGGGGGCGCACGGGTGACTCACTGAGCGCATCCGCACGCCGGGGGGCGCGCACGGTGCTGAGTGATTCCGCCAACCCGCGTACCGACGTACTCAACTCGACCATCGCGGATCCGGACGGATTGACGGAAAAAATGACCGGATCGCCCGGACTTGTCGGGCCGCATCGGCCGGCCGGAGCCCCGAGAAGGCCGGACCAACGCCGGTCGGGCCCCGTGAACACCCTCGGCTACGACTCGGACGTGCTCGATCTGGGCGGCACGACCCGAAACGGGGGTGACCGGTTGGACTTTCTGATCGTTTCACAACGCGACGCGGCCTGGACCGGGGCGCTCTTCGTCGCCGTCGATGCCCAGCAGTGA
- a CDS encoding glycosyltransferase codes for MHLPATGRGPLVLHVTQPVDGGVARVVRDLVRAQRAAGLRVAVACPDGSGLSDALRALGAEVHDWPATRAPGRALPGEVRRLRRVLAGTRPDLVHAHSAKAGLAARLAVRGRVPTVFQPHAWSFEAVDGVLAALSVRWERWGARWAARVVCVSEAERAAGVCAGVRASWSVVPNGVDTEHHRPAPHTGARAGLGLLTDANAGADADAEPDGPHGSPEPDAPGRPDGPLVVCVGRLCRQKGQDVLLRAWPAVVRRVPGARLVLVGDGPEEARLRASAPASVLFAGAVDEVVPWYRAADVVVLPSRWEGMALAPLEAMACGRPVVLTEVAGARECLPPGQEPVPVEQPGPLADRIAALLLDPPLRARLGEEARAHVVATHDVRRTAEAVMAVYRELLATGPTAGAARAVTGVRAVRGVAGLRVLRGRGASVGGACAAVCAVHSPETVRRPRRTDHAPGGGSAPCASCAVRAAHTTGAEATECRESSHT; via the coding sequence ATGCACCTGCCAGCAACCGGCCGTGGGCCACTGGTCCTGCACGTCACCCAGCCGGTCGACGGCGGAGTGGCCCGGGTGGTGCGCGACCTGGTGCGCGCCCAGCGGGCCGCCGGGCTCCGGGTGGCCGTGGCCTGTCCGGACGGCTCCGGGCTCTCCGACGCGCTCCGGGCGCTCGGCGCGGAGGTGCACGACTGGCCGGCGACCCGCGCGCCGGGGCGTGCGCTGCCCGGAGAGGTACGGCGGCTCCGGCGCGTACTCGCCGGGACGCGGCCGGACCTGGTGCACGCGCACAGCGCCAAGGCGGGGCTCGCGGCCCGGCTCGCGGTGCGCGGGCGGGTGCCGACCGTGTTCCAGCCGCACGCCTGGTCGTTCGAGGCGGTGGACGGGGTGCTGGCGGCGCTGTCGGTGCGCTGGGAGCGCTGGGGCGCCCGCTGGGCCGCGCGGGTGGTGTGCGTCAGCGAGGCGGAGCGCGCGGCGGGCGTATGTGCCGGGGTGCGCGCCTCGTGGAGTGTCGTACCGAACGGGGTGGACACCGAACACCACCGTCCCGCGCCCCACACGGGCGCCCGCGCCGGGCTCGGCCTCCTCACGGACGCGAACGCGGGCGCGGACGCGGACGCCGAGCCGGACGGCCCGCACGGGTCGCCCGAGCCGGACGCCCCCGGCCGCCCCGACGGCCCGCTCGTCGTCTGCGTCGGGCGGTTGTGCCGGCAGAAGGGACAGGACGTGCTGCTGCGCGCCTGGCCCGCGGTGGTCCGACGGGTGCCGGGGGCACGGCTCGTACTGGTCGGCGACGGCCCGGAGGAGGCCCGGCTGCGGGCCTCGGCGCCCGCGTCGGTGCTGTTCGCCGGTGCGGTGGACGAGGTCGTGCCCTGGTACCGCGCGGCCGACGTGGTCGTCCTGCCGTCCCGTTGGGAGGGCATGGCGCTGGCGCCGCTGGAGGCGATGGCGTGCGGACGGCCGGTCGTGCTGACGGAGGTCGCGGGCGCCCGGGAGTGCCTGCCGCCGGGTCAGGAACCGGTGCCCGTCGAACAGCCGGGACCGCTGGCCGACCGGATCGCCGCCCTGCTGCTGGACCCCCCGCTGCGCGCCCGGCTCGGCGAGGAGGCCCGCGCACACGTCGTGGCCACGCACGACGTGCGCCGGACGGCGGAGGCGGTCATGGCGGTCTACCGCGAACTGCTCGCCACGGGACCGACGGCCGGGGCCGCGCGGGCCGTGACGGGCGTACGGGCCGTGCGGGGAGTGGCCGGGCTACGCGTCCTGCGGGGTCGGGGCGCGTCCGTCGGCGGGGCGTGCGCCGCCGTTTGCGCCGTGCACTCCCCGGAGACCGTGCGCCGTCCCAGACGCACCGATCACGCCCCGGGCGGCGGGTCCGCCCCGTGCGCCTCGTGCGCCGTGCGCGCCGCGCACACCACCGGCGCGGAAGCCACCGAGTGCAGGGAGTCCAGCCACACGTGA
- a CDS encoding sugar transferase, whose translation MTAESTVPSPGGQPREYGHSPVSVIPPREAVDGYRLPAGRPPAVRRLPAPLLLAVDAGAALLAALVVDGTRGHPLFAGALLLGVLTLNARAGLHRPPAVPVLLDELPAVCGRIAVSWCALAALTAAFAPAHAFSAHALVLGCALQSGASGAGRGTVHWLRRRTLVRRPGAALVAGDAATAQRVAAAFLRHPGCGLRPVGVVAPAQSADGDDGLPVLTTGEEVRRAFIQNGVRAILFVRGAGERTGAGTHAGADAGPADPPLGTEHLAPARELAAAGCALWEVDAAPWAYDVHPAHAAPYTARAPYARSARDRTERLAGFVCRRLDAAGRGDRSLATEVKRALDVLVSGALLLFLSPLLLGCALVLRLSDGPGVVFRQERIGKDGRPFTLLKLRTHRPADAHEAATRWSVAGEAEMSRFCRFLRRSSLDELLQLWNVFRGDMSLVGPRPERPYFVRTFSQDHPGYAARHRMPVGITGLAQISGLRGDTSIEDRARFDNAYIDDWSLWQDVCILLRTAAALVRPTGS comes from the coding sequence GTGACTGCGGAAAGCACCGTTCCCTCCCCCGGCGGACAGCCGCGGGAGTACGGACACTCGCCCGTCTCGGTCATCCCTCCCCGTGAGGCCGTCGACGGTTACCGGCTGCCCGCCGGCCGCCCGCCCGCCGTACGGCGGCTGCCGGCGCCGCTGCTGCTCGCCGTGGACGCCGGTGCCGCGCTGCTCGCCGCCCTCGTGGTGGACGGGACCCGCGGTCACCCGCTGTTCGCGGGGGCGCTGCTGCTCGGCGTCCTGACGCTGAACGCGCGCGCCGGTCTGCACCGGCCGCCCGCCGTGCCGGTCCTGCTCGACGAACTGCCCGCGGTGTGCGGGCGGATCGCGGTGAGCTGGTGCGCGCTCGCGGCGCTCACCGCGGCGTTCGCTCCGGCGCACGCGTTCTCCGCGCACGCCCTCGTCCTGGGCTGCGCCCTGCAGTCCGGCGCGAGCGGCGCGGGCCGCGGCACCGTGCACTGGCTGCGCCGCCGGACACTGGTCCGCCGTCCGGGCGCCGCGCTGGTGGCGGGCGACGCCGCCACCGCCCAGCGCGTGGCCGCGGCCTTCCTGCGCCACCCGGGCTGCGGGCTGCGCCCCGTCGGTGTGGTCGCCCCGGCGCAGTCCGCGGACGGCGACGACGGGCTCCCGGTGCTGACCACGGGCGAGGAGGTGCGGCGGGCGTTCATCCAGAACGGCGTGCGCGCGATTCTCTTCGTCAGGGGCGCGGGTGAGCGCACGGGCGCGGGCACGCACGCCGGCGCCGACGCCGGTCCCGCCGATCCCCCGCTCGGCACCGAGCACCTGGCGCCGGCCCGTGAACTGGCCGCGGCCGGCTGCGCCCTGTGGGAGGTCGACGCGGCGCCCTGGGCGTACGACGTCCACCCGGCACACGCCGCCCCGTACACCGCACGCGCCCCCTACGCCCGAAGCGCGCGCGACCGCACCGAGCGGCTCGCCGGCTTCGTCTGCCGGCGGCTCGACGCTGCCGGCCGCGGCGACCGGAGCCTCGCCACCGAGGTGAAGCGGGCACTGGACGTCCTGGTCTCCGGCGCCCTGCTGCTGTTCCTCTCCCCGCTGCTGCTGGGCTGCGCCCTCGTGCTGCGGCTGTCCGACGGGCCCGGCGTGGTGTTCCGGCAGGAGCGGATCGGCAAGGACGGCCGGCCGTTCACCCTGCTCAAGCTGCGCACGCACCGGCCGGCCGACGCGCACGAGGCCGCGACGCGCTGGAGCGTGGCGGGCGAGGCGGAGATGAGCCGGTTCTGCCGGTTCCTGCGCCGCTCCTCGCTGGACGAGCTGCTCCAGCTGTGGAACGTCTTCCGGGGCGACATGAGCCTGGTCGGCCCGCGCCCCGAACGTCCGTACTTCGTGCGTACGTTCAGCCAGGACCACCCCGGTTACGCGGCCCGGCACCGGATGCCGGTCGGCATCACGGGGCTCGCCCAGATCAGCGGATTGCGCGGGGACACGTCCATCGAGGACCGGGCCCGCTTCGACAACGCCTACATCGACGACTGGTCGCTGTGGCAGGACGTCTGCATCCTGCTGCGCACGGCGGCCGCGCTGGTCCGTCCGACGGGGAGCTGA
- a CDS encoding O-antigen ligase family protein produces the protein MAAVAPVLPAVAVVALLALPVDPGGGGGATAADVASGALVVYCALRLVRRRRRPLSVTAAVVLGLPVVGFAAAALGAPSPGEGLAGFGRYLQVFVLVPAAVVLLLRHRADLRLLAWSLVGLALWQGALGVHQYATGTGASYRGEDIRAVGTFGATDVMGMAAVVSFGVVCAVGLALGAGGVRQRVSALVCALALLAPLALSFSRGAWIATTVACGAQLLLAGVRRALRVLAVVVAAGLVLVGGFGVGSSMLQERLSSIGQVTDAPDQSVTDRYTMWAAAVDMWSDHPLTGVGLKGFPEHRDGYASLALSSGSDTEGAGAAFRKQPLLSPHNMYLLVLGEQGLLGVTTLVGGWLALLVCGVRGLVRVRRGTPGASGSLDCALVACGLLIWQLIDFAYGDIGGPSTALTAVCLGLVARWALADPACAAAPPVRPRTHAPSSPKEAAAR, from the coding sequence ATCGCGGCCGTGGCGCCGGTGCTGCCCGCGGTCGCGGTCGTCGCGCTGCTCGCGCTGCCCGTCGACCCGGGCGGCGGGGGTGGCGCGACGGCGGCGGACGTCGCCTCGGGGGCGCTGGTGGTGTACTGCGCGCTCCGGCTCGTGCGCCGACGGCGGCGCCCGCTGTCGGTCACCGCGGCGGTGGTGCTGGGGCTGCCCGTCGTCGGGTTCGCCGCGGCGGCCCTCGGGGCGCCCTCGCCGGGCGAGGGGCTCGCCGGGTTCGGCCGCTATCTGCAGGTCTTCGTGCTCGTTCCGGCCGCCGTCGTCCTGCTGCTGCGGCACCGTGCCGATCTGCGGCTGCTCGCCTGGTCGCTGGTGGGGCTCGCGCTGTGGCAGGGGGCGCTCGGCGTGCACCAGTACGCCACCGGGACCGGCGCCTCGTACCGGGGCGAGGACATCCGGGCGGTGGGGACCTTCGGGGCGACGGACGTCATGGGGATGGCGGCGGTCGTGTCGTTCGGGGTGGTGTGCGCGGTCGGGCTCGCGCTGGGCGCCGGGGGCGTGCGGCAGCGCGTGTCCGCCCTGGTGTGCGCGCTGGCGCTGCTGGCGCCGCTCGCGCTGTCGTTCAGCCGGGGCGCGTGGATCGCGACCACCGTGGCCTGCGGCGCCCAGTTGCTGCTCGCCGGGGTACGGCGGGCGCTGCGGGTGCTCGCGGTCGTGGTGGCGGCGGGCCTGGTGCTGGTGGGCGGGTTCGGCGTCGGCTCGTCGATGCTGCAGGAACGGCTCAGCAGCATCGGCCAGGTCACGGACGCGCCGGACCAGTCCGTCACCGACCGGTACACGATGTGGGCGGCGGCGGTCGACATGTGGAGCGACCACCCGCTGACCGGCGTCGGCCTCAAGGGCTTCCCCGAACACCGGGACGGCTACGCCTCGTTGGCGCTCTCCTCGGGCAGCGACACGGAGGGGGCGGGCGCCGCGTTCCGCAAGCAGCCGCTGCTGTCGCCGCACAACATGTACCTGCTCGTGCTCGGCGAACAGGGACTGCTCGGCGTGACGACCCTCGTCGGCGGCTGGCTCGCGCTGCTGGTGTGCGGGGTGCGCGGGCTGGTGCGGGTGCGGCGGGGGACGCCGGGCGCGTCCGGCTCCCTCGACTGCGCGCTCGTCGCCTGCGGGCTGCTGATCTGGCAGCTCATCGACTTCGCGTACGGCGACATCGGCGGGCCCTCGACCGCGCTGACCGCCGTCTGCCTCGGCCTGGTGGCCCGCTGGGCGCTGGCCGACCCGGCCTGCGCGGCCGCCCCGCCCGTCCGGCCCCGTACGCACGCCCCGTCGTCCCCGAAGGAGGCCGCGGCACGATGA
- a CDS encoding lipid II flippase MurJ, with protein sequence MTVTPPHAATGADSREGADATAGAAGDATEVAPVPTARAAADAQPSGLGPATGRFLARAALVTIGLSIAGAVLGLGRDQALARLFGAGPETDAFLVAWTVPEFAATLLIEDGLAFVLVPAFSRALARRAQGGADDPVRALVRTTLPRLVPAFLAVSALLIVGAPYLVAALAPGLPDPGLAVDCTRLTATCVLSFGLAGYCSAALRAHRRFVAPAAIYVAYNAAIIAAMFLLGADWGVRSAAAGVAAGGLLMAAVQVPSLWRRLRAGEAGTAAAPSPATETAEATRATGTTHATGTTHATGTTHAAGTTHAAGRTHGPDTDKPADTDDRAPAEPVGPLRSSVDLAAISTVLMFALARQSQVLVERFLGSSLPAGAISHLNYAQKVAQMPMVIALMLCTVTFPVVAQALAEGDTERARGRVERDLALVSCTVLVGAAAVVACAPQIIELLFQRGAFTARDTEATAAVMRVYALGLLGHTLVGALARSYFSGGRPTWYPMFAMAAGVAVTSWLGVLTVGSWGVCGIAAANAAGVTLSAGVLLYGMGARSVPVRIRAVLTEIGRPVRAALVAAALGTFCASRVDSPVLGLAVGSVVVAVVFVLVAWALGAQAVAPAVRSVTRSVTRRLAHVRAR encoded by the coding sequence ATGACGGTGACCCCGCCCCACGCAGCCACCGGCGCCGACAGCCGCGAAGGCGCGGACGCCACGGCCGGCGCCGCCGGTGACGCCACCGAAGTCGCGCCCGTCCCCACCGCCCGTGCGGCCGCCGACGCGCAGCCCTCCGGGCTCGGCCCCGCCACCGGACGGTTCCTCGCCAGAGCCGCCCTCGTCACCATCGGCCTGTCGATCGCGGGGGCGGTGCTCGGGCTCGGCCGCGACCAGGCGCTCGCCCGGCTGTTCGGCGCCGGGCCGGAGACGGACGCGTTCCTGGTGGCCTGGACGGTCCCGGAGTTCGCGGCGACGCTGCTGATCGAGGACGGGCTCGCGTTCGTCCTCGTACCGGCGTTCAGCCGCGCGCTGGCGCGCAGGGCGCAAGGGGGCGCGGACGATCCGGTGCGCGCGCTGGTCCGCACGACCCTGCCGCGCCTGGTACCGGCGTTCCTCGCCGTGTCCGCGCTGCTGATCGTCGGGGCGCCGTACCTGGTCGCGGCGCTCGCGCCCGGACTGCCCGACCCCGGGCTCGCGGTGGACTGCACGCGGCTGACGGCGACCTGTGTCCTGAGCTTCGGGCTGGCCGGGTACTGCAGCGCGGCGCTCCGCGCCCACCGGCGGTTCGTGGCACCGGCCGCGATCTACGTCGCCTACAACGCCGCCATCATCGCGGCGATGTTCCTGCTCGGTGCCGACTGGGGCGTGCGGTCGGCAGCGGCCGGGGTGGCGGCCGGCGGCCTGCTCATGGCGGCCGTACAGGTGCCGTCGCTGTGGCGCCGGCTGCGGGCGGGGGAGGCGGGGACGGCGGCCGCCCCGTCCCCCGCGACCGAGACGGCCGAGGCGACCCGTGCGACCGGGACGACCCATGCGACCGGGACGACCCATGCGACCGGGACGACCCATGCGGCCGGGACGACCCATGCGGCCGGGAGGACCCACGGGCCCGACACGGACAAGCCGGCCGACACGGACGACCGGGCCCCCGCCGAACCGGTCGGCCCCCTCCGCTCCTCCGTCGACCTCGCCGCCATCTCCACCGTGCTGATGTTCGCCCTGGCCCGGCAGTCGCAGGTGCTCGTCGAGCGGTTCCTGGGCTCCTCGCTGCCCGCCGGGGCCATCTCGCACCTCAACTACGCGCAGAAGGTCGCCCAGATGCCGATGGTGATCGCGCTGATGCTGTGCACCGTCACCTTCCCGGTGGTGGCGCAGGCGCTGGCCGAGGGTGACACCGAGCGTGCGCGGGGGCGCGTGGAGCGGGACCTCGCGCTGGTGTCGTGCACGGTCCTGGTGGGCGCCGCCGCCGTGGTCGCGTGCGCCCCGCAGATCATCGAACTCCTCTTCCAGCGCGGCGCGTTCACCGCGCGCGACACCGAGGCCACCGCCGCCGTGATGCGGGTGTACGCGCTCGGGCTGCTCGGGCACACGCTGGTGGGCGCGCTGGCCCGCTCGTACTTCTCCGGCGGTCGGCCCACCTGGTACCCGATGTTCGCGATGGCCGCGGGCGTCGCCGTCACCTCCTGGCTCGGCGTGCTGACGGTCGGCTCCTGGGGGGTGTGCGGGATCGCCGCCGCCAACGCGGCCGGGGTCACGCTCAGCGCCGGTGTCCTGCTGTACGGGATGGGCGCGCGCAGCGTGCCGGTCCGGATCCGCGCGGTGCTCACCGAGATCGGCAGGCCGGTGCGGGCGGCGCTGGTGGCCGCCGCGCTGGGCACGTTCTGCGCGAGCCGCGTGGACTCGCCCGTGCTGGGCCTGGCCGTCGGCTCCGTGGTCGTGGCCGTCGTGTTCGTCCTGGTCGCCTGGGCGCTCGGCGCCCAGGCGGTCGCCCCCGCCGTCCGCTCCGTCACCCGCTCCGTCACCCGGAGGCTCGCCCATGTCCGTGCCCGCTGA
- a CDS encoding polysaccharide deacetylase family protein, whose amino-acid sequence MSVPADATRTAAPATSAVRAVHDPRTAAPAVPWIAMYHSVGDCSDDPYRVTVSPGRLDQQLGALRRRGLRGVGVAELLAARARGAGAGLVGLTFDDGYADFVSAALPLLRRHGCGATLYVLPGRLGGDNAWDPLGPRKPLLDADGIREAAAADGIEIGSHGLTHLDLTRVDDETLRAEVADSRAVLSELVGAHVPGFCYPYGTVDRRVADAVRDAGYVYGCAIDPGPLTGPFALPRLHVGERDTPLRLALKRRLHRWRRRPAEGV is encoded by the coding sequence ATGTCCGTGCCCGCTGACGCCACGCGCACCGCCGCGCCCGCCACGTCCGCCGTCCGCGCCGTCCACGATCCCCGGACGGCCGCCCCCGCCGTGCCGTGGATCGCCATGTACCACTCGGTGGGCGACTGCTCCGACGACCCGTACCGCGTCACCGTCTCCCCCGGGCGCCTCGACCAGCAGCTCGGCGCGCTGCGCCGCCGGGGTCTGCGCGGGGTGGGCGTGGCCGAGCTGCTGGCCGCCCGCGCGCGCGGCGCGGGCGCGGGGCTCGTGGGGCTCACGTTCGACGACGGGTACGCCGACTTCGTCTCCGCCGCGCTGCCCCTGCTGCGCCGGCACGGCTGCGGCGCCACCCTCTACGTCCTGCCCGGCCGGCTCGGCGGCGACAACGCCTGGGATCCGCTCGGCCCGCGCAAGCCGCTCCTCGACGCGGACGGCATCCGGGAGGCCGCCGCGGCCGACGGCATCGAGATCGGCTCGCACGGGCTCACCCACCTCGACCTCACCCGCGTCGACGACGAGACGCTGCGCGCCGAGGTCGCGGACAGCCGGGCGGTGCTCTCGGAGCTGGTCGGGGCGCATGTGCCGGGCTTCTGCTACCCGTACGGGACGGTCGACCGCCGGGTCGCCGACGCCGTACGGGACGCGGGGTACGTGTACGGGTGCGCCATCGACCCCGGTCCGCTGACCGGGCCGTTCGCGCTGCCGCGGCTGCACGTCGGCGAGCGCGACACGCCGCTGCGGCTGGCGCTCAAGCGCCGGCTGCACCGGTGGCGCCGCCGCCCCGCCGAGGGGGTGTGA
- a CDS encoding glycosyltransferase: MRVLHVITGLGVGGAEQQLRLLLRHLPVTCEVVTLTNPGPVAAGLAADGVRVHHLGMAGNRDLSALPRLVRLVRRGGYDLVHTHLYRACLYGRIAARLAGVRAVVATEHSLGDSQLEGRALGAGVRALYLAGERLGRTTVAVSPTVADRLERWGVPAPRIEVVPNGIDAGLFRFDAERRARARRELGLPAQAYVVGGVGRLAPGKRFDVLVDALALLPGDVRLLLVGAGPEEGALRAAARRAGLAGRVLFAGERPVVADGTPGPDLPSLLAAMDVFASPSPEEAFGLAPVEALAAGLPVRYVSCPAIDDLPPGAAGGAERVECAPESFARAITRVRARGALPREPADAAHHYCVTRSAARLMGVYAAAVARPTPAGASSR, encoded by the coding sequence ATGCGGGTCCTGCACGTCATCACCGGGCTCGGCGTCGGCGGCGCCGAACAGCAGCTGCGGCTGCTGCTCCGCCATCTGCCGGTGACCTGCGAGGTCGTCACGCTCACCAACCCGGGCCCGGTCGCCGCCGGGCTGGCCGCCGACGGGGTCCGGGTGCACCACCTCGGGATGGCCGGCAACCGCGACCTGTCCGCGCTGCCGCGCCTGGTCCGGCTGGTCCGGCGCGGCGGCTACGACCTCGTCCACACGCACCTGTACCGGGCCTGCCTCTACGGGCGGATCGCCGCGCGGCTGGCCGGCGTCCGGGCGGTCGTCGCCACCGAGCACTCGCTCGGCGACTCGCAGTTGGAGGGCCGTGCGCTGGGCGCCGGGGTGCGCGCGCTGTACCTGGCGGGCGAGCGGCTGGGCCGGACCACGGTCGCCGTCTCCCCCACCGTCGCCGACCGGCTCGAGCGGTGGGGCGTGCCGGCGCCGCGCATCGAGGTCGTGCCGAACGGCATCGACGCGGGTCTCTTCCGCTTCGACGCGGAGCGCCGGGCGCGCGCCCGGCGGGAGCTGGGGCTGCCGGCCCAGGCGTACGTCGTCGGGGGTGTCGGGCGGCTCGCGCCGGGCAAACGGTTCGACGTCCTCGTCGACGCACTCGCGCTGCTGCCCGGTGACGTACGGCTGCTGCTGGTCGGGGCCGGGCCCGAGGAGGGCGCGCTGCGGGCCGCGGCGCGGCGGGCCGGGCTCGCGGGGCGGGTGCTGTTCGCCGGGGAGCGGCCGGTCGTGGCCGACGGCACGCCCGGGCCCGATCTGCCGTCGCTGCTCGCCGCCATGGATGTGTTCGCCTCGCCGTCGCCCGAGGAGGCGTTCGGGCTCGCGCCCGTCGAGGCGCTCGCGGCGGGACTGCCCGTGCGGTACGTGTCCTGCCCGGCGATCGACGATCTGCCGCCGGGCGCGGCGGGGGGCGCGGAGCGCGTCGAGTGCGCCCCGGAGTCCTTCGCACGCGCCATCACCCGCGTCCGCGCCCGGGGTGCGCTCCCGCGCGAACCGGCGGACGCCGCCCACCACTACTGCGTCACGCGCAGCGCCGCCCGCCTGATGGGCGTGTACGCGGCCGCCGTCGCCCGTCCCACACCAGCAGGAGCGAGTTCCCGATGA
- a CDS encoding lipopolysaccharide biosynthesis protein, which translates to MTENPTRKRRFAGALPTRVKALPPWTLVAAGVLCGGLAGGAYGELRAPEYSASSYVVAVPTEKSDPASATGFAQAYGRVATQLAVLGDAQVWAGVPVSTLRSSVRAATSPDAPMISVTATSARPDLAADIANAVARSLTRHANDTQSSTHVKLVNFSRAVEPTAPSSPSAPLTGLVGAGAGGLLGGLALLVRPRRTPEDPPRPASVPSPAQAADVHGQL; encoded by the coding sequence ATGACCGAGAATCCCACCCGAAAGCGCCGCTTCGCAGGCGCGCTGCCGACGCGCGTCAAGGCGCTGCCGCCGTGGACGCTGGTCGCGGCCGGCGTCCTGTGCGGCGGGCTCGCCGGCGGGGCGTACGGGGAGCTGCGGGCCCCTGAGTACAGCGCCTCCAGCTACGTCGTCGCCGTGCCGACCGAGAAGTCGGACCCGGCCTCGGCGACCGGGTTCGCGCAGGCCTACGGGCGGGTCGCCACGCAGCTCGCGGTGCTCGGGGACGCGCAGGTGTGGGCGGGGGTGCCGGTTTCGACGCTGCGGAGCAGCGTGCGGGCGGCCACCTCGCCGGACGCGCCGATGATCTCGGTCACGGCGACGTCCGCGCGGCCCGACCTGGCCGCGGACATCGCCAACGCGGTGGCGCGTTCGCTGACCCGGCACGCGAACGACACGCAGTCCAGTACGCACGTGAAGCTGGTGAACTTCTCCCGCGCGGTCGAGCCGACGGCGCCGTCGTCGCCGTCCGCGCCGCTCACCGGGCTGGTCGGGGCGGGTGCGGGCGGCCTCCTCGGTGGCCTGGCCCTCCTGGTCCGCCCCCGCCGCACCCCCGAGGACCCGCCCCGCCCCGCCTCGGTCCCCAGCCCGGCCCAGGCCGCCGACGTCCACGGCCAACTGTGA